In one Rhodocyclaceae bacterium genomic region, the following are encoded:
- a CDS encoding CoA transferase, with protein sequence MRGPLEGCRVLDLSRVLAGPWCGQNLADLGAEVIKVERPGAGDDTRGWGPPFAKDAAGEPTRESAYFLSTNRGKRSITLDIATPEGQAIAQELAAKSDILLENYKVGGLAKYGLDYASLSVTCPRLIYCSITGFGQTGPYRERAGYDFLMQGMGGLMSITGEPDDVPGGGPVKAGVAVTDIMTGQYATIAVLAALQARHSTGTGQYIDLALFDVQVAYLSNQAMHYLVSGEIPPRIGNGHPSIVPYQTFRAKDGSIIVATGNDGQYRRLCAVIGTPALADDPRFLSNADRVRNRAVLAPLLAAAIACETMDHWIGALEAAGVPCGPINTMDRVFADPQARARGLAMKLPHPSAGEVPTIASPMRFSATPVEHRRPPLLGEHTEGVLGELLGRSAAQIEALRSRGII encoded by the coding sequence ATGCGCGGTCCGCTCGAAGGTTGCAGGGTGCTCGATCTCTCTCGGGTACTGGCCGGTCCGTGGTGCGGCCAGAACCTCGCCGACCTCGGCGCGGAGGTGATCAAGGTCGAACGCCCGGGCGCCGGTGACGACACCCGCGGCTGGGGTCCGCCGTTCGCGAAGGATGCCGCGGGCGAACCGACCCGGGAGTCCGCCTATTTCCTGTCGACCAACCGCGGCAAGCGTTCGATCACGCTCGACATCGCCACGCCGGAGGGACAGGCGATCGCGCAGGAACTGGCCGCGAAATCCGACATCCTGCTAGAGAACTACAAGGTCGGTGGCCTCGCGAAGTACGGGCTCGACTATGCGTCGCTGTCGGTGACCTGCCCGAGGCTCATCTACTGCTCGATCACCGGCTTCGGCCAGACCGGTCCGTACCGCGAGCGTGCCGGCTACGATTTCCTGATGCAGGGCATGGGCGGCCTGATGAGCATCACCGGGGAACCCGACGACGTGCCCGGTGGCGGTCCGGTCAAGGCAGGCGTTGCAGTCACCGACATCATGACCGGCCAGTACGCGACGATAGCGGTGCTGGCCGCGCTGCAGGCGCGTCACTCGACCGGCACCGGCCAGTACATCGACCTCGCTCTGTTCGATGTGCAGGTGGCATACCTGTCGAACCAGGCGATGCATTACCTGGTGTCCGGCGAGATTCCGCCGCGCATCGGCAACGGCCATCCCAGCATCGTGCCCTACCAGACCTTCCGCGCGAAGGACGGCAGCATCATCGTCGCCACCGGCAACGATGGCCAGTACCGGAGGCTGTGCGCGGTGATCGGTACGCCTGCGCTGGCCGACGATCCGCGCTTCCTGAGCAACGCGGACCGCGTGCGCAACCGCGCCGTGCTGGCGCCGCTGCTGGCGGCAGCGATTGCCTGCGAGACGATGGACCACTGGATCGGCGCGCTCGAAGCCGCTGGTGTGCCCTGCGGGCCGATCAACACGATGGATCGGGTGTTCGCAGATCCACAGGCGCGCGCACGCGGGCTGGCGATGAAGCTGCCGCATCCGTCCGCCGGTGAAGTACCGACGATCGCAAGTCCGATGCGCTTCTCCGCCACGCCGGTGGAGCACCGGCGTCCGCCGCTGCTCGGCGAGCACACCGAGGGCGTGCTTGGCGAACTGCTGGGGCGCTCGGCTGCGCAGATCGAGGCATTGCGCAGCCGCGGCATCATCTGA